The nucleotide sequence ATCCTTGGAAACAATGAAGCCTTCGAACCGTACACGTCAAACATATACACTCGTAGAGTACTTTCGGGCGAATTTATTGTGGTAAATAAGCATTTACTGGAAGATTTAGTAAGCCTTGGCCTTTGGAACGAAGATCTTAAAGAAGAGATCATGCGTGCTAACGGATCTATACAGGATGTGGATAATATTCCGCAGGACTTAAAAGAACTATACAAAACCGTTTGGGAATTGAGTATGAAAGATATTATCGATATGTCTCGCCACAGAGGATATTTTATCGATCAGTCTCAATCTCTCAACCTCTTTATGGAGAACGCAAACTTTGCAAAACTTACTTCTATGCATTTCTATGCCTGGAAGAGCGGATTAAAAACCGGAATGTATTATCTGCGCACCAAGAGCGCGGTAGATGCGATCAAGTTTACGCTTAAGAGCGAAACCAAAAAAGAGCCGGTAGGAGCCGTAGCCGAAGCTGCTACAGTAGATGCTACATCTGCAGCCTCCAACAAACCGCTAACACCACAGGAATTACGTGAAATGTTATCCAAATCGAAGGATGCAGAGGACGATGATTGCTTAATGTGCGGTTCTTAATTTTTATGTGTTAAAAGATGTGTGGCTCTAATTTAATTAGAGCCACACTTTAGTTAAAGGATGATGAATATAAAAAAAACATGCTGAGATAGTGAATAAAAAAAAGGGATGTCGTGAGAGAACATCCCTTCTTGTCGGTTAAAATATACGGTTTCTGTCCAGTATAATTTAAAGTTGAAAAATTGAGGAAAATCTCACCTCATTTTCTTTTTCAAATGTAAGTATTTGAAACTTCCTTGACAAGTCAATTCTGTTCTCTTAACATTTTAATTATAAACTATAGATTGTTAACAAGATTTATATTGTTAATATCTTAAAATTGAGAAAACAATGAACAAAGTAAAAATTTCAATTAATCAGTTGGTTGATTTCAGATTGGCTACACAAAATAAAAAGCTTAGAATCCTAAGAGATCAAAAAAAGGTTAATCCCTTTAGAGCAAATTGGTATCAAATGTCTCGAAGTCGAATTAAAAAATCAATTGCCACAGGTGGGGATTTAGAACCAATTTTGGCTGGAATTCAAGAGTTAAAAAATAGGAGAAAACTAACTCCCATGCAGTTAAATAATCGCAATGTATCTATTGAAGCAATGCAGAGATTTTTGAGCATTAAAATTCCAAAAATTTTTAATAATCCAATTACTGTGGTCAAAAATGTTCAGCATAAATCAATAAATATACAAGGTGTTGAAGTTATCATTTCTCCAGATTTGATATTTCGTGCCGAAATTGACGGCCTAACATATTATGGAGCAATAAAACTACATATTTCTAAGAATAATGTATTTGATCGGACCCAGTCAAAACAAGTTGCTGCAGCATTATATAAGTTTATGGATGATAATGTTAAAGAGTCAAAAGGGAAGGTTTTGCCTGAATTTTGTATTTCATTAGACGTTTTTGGGGATAAATTCACCTCCGCTCCAAAAAATTTTATTAAATGCTATGGAGAATTAGAAAGAGTATGTGAAGAAATAAAGTTTCTTTGGCCTGCCGCATAGTAATAATTTAATACATTAAAAAGGGAGGCAAATCGCCTTCCTTTTTTTATAGATTCTGCTATATTAGCTTTTTTGAATGCTATGGAAGAAATATTGCCGGTGGCAAGTCACTGTTCTTTTTGTGATACAGAAATGCAACCCGAACAGTTCTATTGTGAGCAGTGCGGATTCCCCGAAAGGAAAACAGAATTTGAAAAATCACGCTTTCACGCAAAGCGGGTACGAAAAAAGCAATGGACTCAGGAAGCTTCAGGGAAGATCAGATCGGGGCGAATCAGCCTCTTTGTCGTAGCCGCGATTTCCTTACTTACCGGAATATTCTATTTTTACAGATATGAAGACAATGCCACTTTAATTGCCTCTGCTATCCTCGCCATAATCTATTTAGGACTGGGCTTTTGGTCGCAGCAACGTCCGTTAATTGCGCTTATCCTCGGACTTTTAGTCTTCGTAACCACCATTGTGATCAACGGTCTGTTCGAGCCTGAAACTATTTATAAGGGTATCATTTTGAAGATTTTTATCATTGCTTATTTAGGAAAGGGTATTAATTCGGCTTTACAATTGCGTAATTCGGAATAACGCATGGAACGAAATTGTCCTAATTGTGATCAACCATTAAGAGTCGAAGCTTTGTTTTGCGGGAATTGCGGGAAAAAGATTTCGGTGCGAAATATGGACGTTGAGAACAGCAGTGTTCGCAATGTCTTACTTTTTTATGTCACCTTTTTAATCTATGCTATCGTTTCCTGGGCGATCTACGCCGAAAGTGATTCCTTGCTTACGGAGATCCTTCTTGAGACTGTCTTTGTGTTGCTAACGGTTTTATTTAGTCTGTTCGATGCCAAACGTATTCTGGCGCTCTATAACAGCACCTACATTACTTGGAGAAGTCTTGTTTTCTCTATTGTATTTCCATTTATTACTGCCGGTCTTGTTTATTTTGGAATCGAATATCTCAATGAATTACTCGATGAGGTGAGTTACAATCTGTTTTATGACTATATCGGGTATGAAAACTCCTTTTTCTGGGCGTTCCTGTTTATTGCGATCATCGCACCCGTTTTTGAAGAATTGGCATTCAGAGGATTTTTATTCAATCAGTTGGGAAATGTTTCCACTCCTC is from Constantimarinum furrinae and encodes:
- a CDS encoding CPBP family glutamic-type intramembrane protease is translated as MERNCPNCDQPLRVEALFCGNCGKKISVRNMDVENSSVRNVLLFYVTFLIYAIVSWAIYAESDSLLTEILLETVFVLLTVLFSLFDAKRILALYNSTYITWRSLVFSIVFPFITAGLVYFGIEYLNELLDEVSYNLFYDYIGYENSFFWAFLFIAIIAPVFEELAFRGFLFNQLGNVSTPQVTILATAILFALVHFSFISFVWIFPFGLVLGYLRHKYKTLWLGMLVHFIHNLLVLMIEYYYFNEGDIFTL